A single Paenibacillus sp. FSL R5-0517 DNA region contains:
- a CDS encoding flagellar hook capping FlgD N-terminal domain-containing protein has product MANEIVSMNNTWPNYSAANKATTSAATKELGKDQFLKILITQLQNQDPMQPMEDKEFIAQMAQFSSVEQLVNISTQLKTLNQSLGAVSGMIGMEVSWLSSNKDDNGTLRQGIVDSIIVRDGVQYAKVGNDEIKLEEIIQVNYPKQAEESQTPVQNVQGVAPETNESQEVESSAEPGDTEDSGKTI; this is encoded by the coding sequence ATGGCTAACGAAATTGTTTCAATGAATAATACCTGGCCGAATTATTCGGCAGCCAATAAAGCAACCACAAGTGCTGCAACAAAAGAATTGGGCAAAGATCAGTTTCTAAAAATCCTGATTACCCAGCTGCAAAATCAAGATCCTATGCAGCCGATGGAGGATAAGGAATTTATCGCTCAAATGGCACAGTTCAGCTCCGTGGAGCAACTGGTCAATATTTCTACACAGCTTAAAACATTGAACCAGTCACTTGGTGCTGTATCCGGCATGATTGGCATGGAGGTAAGTTGGCTTTCTTCTAATAAAGATGACAACGGAACTCTTCGTCAGGGTATTGTGGATTCCATCATTGTAAGAGATGGTGTTCAATACGCAAAAGTGGGCAACGACGAGATTAAGCTGGAAGAGATCATTCAGGTGAATTATCCAAAACAGGCAGAAGAGAGTCAAACTCCGGTACAGAACGTTCAAGGCGTAGCCCCTGAAACGAACGAGAGCCAGGAAGTTGAATCATCCGCTGAACCGGGTGATACGGAAGATAGCGGGAAAACGATATGA
- a CDS encoding TIGR02530 family flagellar biosynthesis protein — MSDRITVGQLYGGPITPNMLQRPKTGESSAVPEKPFAKVLEDNLLKLSNHAAKRLEQRGIELKTEQMEQIGSALDKAAAKGAKESLILMQDMAFIVNVKNRTVVTAMDSESMKDNVFTQIDSAVIIS; from the coding sequence ATGAGTGATCGCATAACGGTTGGACAATTATATGGAGGCCCGATTACACCGAATATGCTTCAAAGACCCAAAACGGGAGAATCTTCGGCTGTCCCGGAAAAACCCTTTGCCAAGGTGCTGGAAGACAATCTTCTGAAATTGAGCAATCATGCTGCCAAACGATTGGAACAGCGAGGTATTGAGCTCAAGACCGAGCAAATGGAACAGATTGGTTCTGCTTTGGACAAAGCTGCTGCCAAAGGAGCCAAAGAGTCATTGATTTTAATGCAGGATATGGCTTTTATCGTCAATGTCAAAAATCGTACTGTGGTTACAGCTATGGATAGTGAAAGCATGAAGGATAATGTGTTCACTCAGATTGATAGTGCTGTAATCATTTCTTGA